The genomic window CAGCTGCGCGCCCTTGAAGCCAAGATCGACGAGATGGAGTCCAAGAAGACCCTGCTCGCCGCCCGTCAGAAGACCGCGCAGGCCGGGGAAACCCTCGACCGCGTGTCAGGCTTCAGCAAGGCCGGCGGCGCGATGGACGCCTTCAACGAGATGGAGCAGAAGGTGGCCGGTATGGAAGACCGCAACAAGGCCATGGGCGAACTGCGCAACGATCAGGACTTCGACGCCCAGCTCAAAGACCTTGGCCGTGACAAAGACGTGGACGACGCCCTCGCCGCGCTGAAGGCCAAAGTCCAGAGCAGCAACCAGTAATCGTCTCCGAGAGCCCCCCCCGCCCAGCGGTGCGGGGGGCTTTTTTTTAGGGCGAGCGACCTGCACCTCGCCCTTCCCTGCAACTCCCTGGGTTTTCCGTAGTGCATGACCCTACACGCCCGCACGGGAGCTGACACAATGAGGCCATGACGTTTCTCCGTTCTCTGGGCGCGGCCCTGGCCGCAGTGGGCCTGCTGGCGTCCTGTGCGCCGCGCACCGGGCCCGCCGCGGCGCCGGTCCGCGCCAGCACGCCGGTCGCCAGCGTGTCGTTTTACCCGCGTGAGGCGGGGCTGGTGTGGACCTACCTTCCCGAAAGCGAGGACACCAGCGCCGTGCCGTACGTCCTGCGGGGGCTGGGGCCGACGATTTTCAGCGGAGTCACGGTGACCGCCTCGCAGCTCAGCGGGCGCGGCGCCGACCAGACGTGGTACCGCCTGTACGACAGCCGGGGCGTGCGCCTGCTCGGGTTTCACAAGCCGGGCGTGACTGTCTCGCTCAACCCCGCGTGGCAGGAATACCCCAGTGAGACCGCCTGGAAAGTCGGGCTGGTGTGGCAGGGGCAGTCGGCCATTACCGTTGCGAGCGACGAGGGCAAGGTGCAGGCGCAGGGCACGCTGAATTACCGCTACGAGGTGCAGGACCGCCGTCAGGTCAAAACGCAGGCCGGCACCTTCGACGTGTGGGTCGTCACCCGCCAGATCAGCGACGACGTGGGCGGCCTGTTTCCGGCCACCGAGCAACTGTGGTTCACCCCTTACGTGGGCGAGGTCCGCACGCCGGAAGGGCTGCTGCTCACCTCGCGCAACTTTGCACCCAAAGGAGGCTCCCGGTGAACGAACTTCCCGGCACGTCCGATACCCCGCTGCTCGACCAGATTCATGGCCCCAAAGACCTCAAACGCCTCTCGCGGGAGCAGTTGCCCGCGCTGACCGAGGAGCTGCGCGGCGAAATCGTGCGTGTCTGCTCGCGCGGCGGCCTGCACCTCGCGTCCTCGCTCGGCGCGGTGGACATCATCACGGCGCTGCATTACGTGCTCGACTCGCCGCGCGACCGGATTCTCTTCGACGTGGGGCATCAGGCCTACGCCCACAAAATCCTGACCGGGCGGCGCGACCAGATGGCCGACATCAAGAAAGAAGGCGGCATCAGCGGCTTTACCAAGGTTTCCGAGTCCGAACACGACGCGATTACGGTGGGCCACGCCTCCACCTCCCTCGCCAACGCGCTCGGCATGGCGCTCGCGCGTGACGCGCAGGGCAAGGATTTCCACGTCGCTGCCGTCATCGGCGACGGCTCGCTGACCGGCGGGATGGCCCTCGCCGCGCTCAACACCATCGGCGACATGGGCCGCAAGATGCTGATCGTGCTCAACGACAACGAGATGAGCATCTCGGAAAATGTCGGGGCCATGAACAAATTCATGCGCGGGCTGCAAGTCCAGAAGTGGTTTCAGGAAGGCGAAGGTGCGGGCAAAAAAGCGGTGGAAGCCGTCAGCAAGCCGCTCGCCGACTTCATGAGCCGGGCGAAAAACTCCACCCGCCACTTCTTCGACCCCGCCAGCGTCAACCCCTTCGCCGCGATGGGCGTGCGCTACGTCGGCCCGGTGGACGGCCACAACGTGCAGGAACTGGTGTGGCTGCTCGAAAGACTGGTGGACCTCGATGGCCCGACCATCCTCCACATCGTCACCACCAAGGGCAAGGGCCTGAGCTACGCCGAGGCCGACCCGATCTACTGGCACGGCCCGGCCAAGTTCGACCCGGCGACCGGCGAGTACGTGCCGAGCAGCGCCTATTCGTGGAGCGCCGCCTTCGGTGAGGCCGTGACCGAGTGGGCGAAGACCGACCCGCGCACCTTCGTCGTCACGCCCGCCATGCGCGAGGGCAGCGGGCTGGTCGAATTCAGCCGCGTACACCCGCACCGTTACCTCGACGTGGGCATCGCCGAGGAAGTCGCGGTGACGACGGCGGCGGGCATGGCGCTGCAAGGGATGCGGCCCGTCGTCGCCATCTACTCCACCTTCCTGCAACGCGCCTACGACCAGGTGTTGCACGACGTGGCGATTGAGCACCTCAACGTCACCTTCTGCATCGACCGCGCGGGCATCGTGGGGGCGGACGGGGCCACGCACAACGGCGTGTTCGACCTCAGCTTCCTGCGCTCTATCCCCGGCGTCCGCATCGGGCTGCCGAAAGACGCCGCCGAACTGCGCGGGATGCTCAAGTACGCCCAGACGCACGACGGCCCCTTTGCCATCCGCTACCCGCGCGGCAATACGGCGCAGGTGCCCGCCGGGACGTGGCCGGACCTGAAATGGGGCGAGTGGGAACGGCTGAAGGGGGGCGACGACGTGGTGATTCTGGCGGGCGGCAAGGCGCTCGACTATGCCTTGAAGGCCGCCGAGGACCTCCCCGGTGTGGGCGTGGTCAATGCCCGCTTCGTCAAGCCGCTCGACGAAGAGATGCTGCGCGAGGTGGGGGGCCGGGCCCGCGCCCTGATTACGGTGGAAGACAACACCGTCGTCGGCGGCTTCGGGGGCGCGGTGCTCGAGGCGCTGAACAGCATGAACCTGCATCCCACCGTGCGCGTTCTCGGCATTCCCGACGAGTTTCAGGAACACGCCACTGCCGAGAGCGTCCACGCCCGCGCCGGCATCGACGCCCCGGCGATTCGGACGGTGCTCGCCGAACTCGGGGTGGACGTGCCGATTGAGGTGTAGAGAGGAGAGGTCAAGGTGGAGGGGTTGGCGGCGCTGGCCCCTCCTTCTTTTTGTTGACTCAGCGGGGAGAAGGGGCAGGTAGGCTCGGGCCATGCGAAAGGTGCTGATGCTCGCGGCCTTCATCCTGGGAACGGCGCAAGCGGCGGAAAGGTTGGTGGGGCCGCCGCTGCCGGGCTGTTACCGCGTGAACGGCCTGTACACCGACGGCCCCCGGCAGGTCGTCACGGCGATGTGCAACGACGCGAAAGGCAGTGCGCTGGTGCTGGCAAGTGACCGAGCGAGCGGGCGGACCCTATGGAAACGCGACGTGAGGGCCACCCCCGTTCTGACCGACGTGGGCCGGGGGCACGGCGCCGTCACGCTCTACAGCGTCATCTCAGGAGCCATCACCCGACAGGAAGACTGGCTGCTGCGCCTGGGCGACGGCGCGGTGCTGCGGCATGGCAACTTCACCACCGAGGCGATTGTCGGCGACCACGCCCTGCTGATTGACCGGGACGAGGCCCCGCCGAGCGCCGCATTTCTGGTGGACGGCTCCCGGCTGACCGGCGAAGTCCGTTCCATCGCCGCCAACACAACCCTGACGCGCACTTTCCCCATTTCCGCCCGCCTAAGCTGCGGCTTACCCCAGGTCATCGGCGCGGACCAGCCCGGCGGCATAGGCACCAACGTGCAGCAGTACACCGTCAAGGGAAACACCCTGACCGTCCCGCGCGTGGACCGTTGCGGCAAGTTCAACACGACTTTTCAGTGGGCGACAGTTCCCCTCCCGAAGCCGACCCAGACGGGCTTTTAGTCTTCTCTCCGCCCCTTTCTCCTCCCGACTGTGCCCTGACTCCCGCCCCCGCAGTAAGTTCAGGGCGTAAAATCCTCCCCGTGACCCGCAAGGCCCGTACCCCCAAAGCCGCCCCCGTTCCCGAAGCTGTCGCTGTGGTCGAGCCGCCGCCCCCGGACGCCGCACCCACCGGCCCCCGGCTCTCGCGGCTGGAAATTCGCAACCTCGCCACCATCACGCAGCTCGAACTGGAGCTCGGCGGCGGCTTTTGCGCCTTTACTGGCGAAACGGGCGCCGGCAAAAGCATCATCGTGGACGCGCTGGGGCTGCTGTTGGGCGGGCGGGCCAACCACGACCTGATTCGCAGTGGGGAAAAAGAACTGCTGGTCACGGGCTTCTGGGGCGACGGCGACGAGAGCGAGGCCGACAGCGCCAGCCGCCGCTTGAGCAGCGCGGGCCGGGGGGCGGCGCGGCTCTCGGGCGAAGTGGTCAGCGTGCGCGAGTTGCAGGAGTGGGCGCAGGGGCGGCTGACCATTCACTGGCAGCACTCGGCGGTGAGCCTGCTCTCGCCCGCCAACCAGCGCGGTCTGCTCGACCGCCGGGTGACGAAGGAAGCGCAGGCGTATGCGGCGGCGCACGCGGCCTGGCGCGAGGCGGTCAGCCGTTTGGAGCGCCTCCAGGCCAGCCAGCGCGAGCGGGCGCGGCAGATTGACCTGCTCGCCTTTCAGGTGCAGGAAATCAGCGAGGTCAGCCCCGACCCCGGCGAGGAAGAGGGCCTGAACACCGAACTCTCGCGCCTTTCCAACCTCCACACCATCGCGCAAGCGGCGGCGGGCGGTGTGGAGCTGCTCAGCGACGGCGACCTGAACGCGGCGGGCCTCATCGGGGAAGCGGTGCGGGCGCTCAATGCCGGGGCCAAGTACGACGAGACAGTCATGCAACTGCAAAACGAGCTGCGGGCGGCGCTCGAAAGCGTGCAGGCCATCGCGGGCGAGCTGCGCGATGTGGCCGAGGGGTCGGCGGCGGACCCCGAAGCGCTCGACCGGGTGGAAGCCCGCCTGAGCGCCCTGAGCAAGCTGAAAAACAAGTACGGTCCCACGCTGGAAGACGTGGTGGAGTTCGGGGCACAGGCCGCCGAGGAACTCGCAGGCCTGGAAGAAGACGAGCGCGACGCGGGCAGCCTGCAAGCCGATGTGGACGCCCTGCACGCCGAACTGCTGAAGGTGGGCCAGGCGCTCGACGCCGCCCGCGAACGCGAGGCCGAGCCGCTGGTAGATTCACTGCTCGCCGTCATCCGTGAGCTGGGGATGCCGCACGCCCGCATGGAGTTCGCGCTCTCCGCGCTGGCTGAGCCCGCCGCCTACGGCCTGAGCGACGTGCTGCTGCGCTTTTCGGCCAACCCTGGCGAGGAACTCGGCCCGCTCTCCGACGTGGCCTCGGGCGGCGAGCTCTCGCGGGTGATGCTGGCGGTCAGCACGGTGCTCGGCGCCGACACCCCCAGCGTCGTCTTTGACGAGGTGGACGCGGGCATCGGCGGCGCGGCGGCGATTGCGGTGGCCGAGCAGCTTTCCCGACTCGCCGACACCCGGCAAGTGCTCGTCGTGACCCACCTCGCGCAGATTGCCGCCCGCGCCCACCACCACTACAAGGTGGAAAAACAGGTGGAGGATGGCCGCACCGTCAGCCACGTCCGCCTGCTCACCGGCGACGAACGCCTGGAAGAAATCGCCCGGATGCTCTCGGGCAACACCTCCGAGGCGGCGCTGGAACACGCCCGCGAGTTGCTGGCTGGCTAAGCGAAGGGATGAAAAAGTGGGAGAGGCCAGTTGCGCCTCTCCCCTTTTCTTGAATCCCCGGACGCGCCGCTACTCCTCGTCGTCCTCGTCTAGCTCCTCACCGTCGCCCAGCACCGTGATTTCCACCGATTCCTCGGCCACCCGGTACGGCCCCTCGGCGGCGATGTAGTCGGCAGCCATTTTCAGCGTTTCCTCGACCCACTGGTAATCGTTGCTGATGGTGGCGACGCCGATGACTTCCCAGTCGTGGGCGTCCAGACCGTCGAGCCGGGCCACCGTGAGCGGAAAACGGACCTTGAGCCGCTCGACGACGGGCCGCACCAGGGCGCGTTTTTCCTTGAGATTGCTGACCCAGGGCATTTCCAGCCGCACGGTCAGCACCCCGACGTAGCCGAGCGCCACTCAGAGCATCCCGGCGAGAAACCCCTGCATCCGCACCGTGCGCACAAGGTCCATCACCGTGTGGAAGGAAGGGTCGTAGTGAACTTCGATCTGGCCGTCGTCGGGGGTCGCCTTGCTGACGCCGGGCAGGGCGAGCAGCGCGGCGGCCACTTTGACCCCGGCTTCCTTGTTCATGCCGCGGACACCCAGCAGCACTCGTGTGGCAGTTCCAGTCATGGTCCGCATTATGCCTGCCGCGCTCTGGCGGAAGTCTATCGCGCACGGGCGTCAGGTGCAGTCGTCAGGCACAGCAAAGGGGGACCGCGCCCCCTCGCAGGAGCACGGTCCCTCACTTAAGAAACAGCTCAGTTCTTCTTGTTCTGGTCAACGCTGCCGGTCTGGGCGCCCGACTGACCTGCGGTGTTCTGGCCCGCCGCGCTCTGGCCTGCCGTTCCCTGGTCCTTGATGAAGCTGTCGGTCTTGGGGCTGGTGACCGGCTTCTCGTCGGTGGTGGTGGCTTCGGTGTTGGGGGCCTTCACTTCAGGTGCGTTGGACTGGGGCGCGTCGCCGGGCTTGGGCGCGGGCGAGGTGCTCTCCATGCCCTTTGCCGCCGGAGCGTCAGGCGCGGGGGAACCGCCCCAGGTCGCGCCGGTGGTGCCGGCCTGGGTGCCCTTGGCGGCGGGGGGAGCAGCGGGTGCGGGGGTCGCCTTGGGTTCCTCGATAGATTCGATCCAGGCGGTGCCGATGATCTGACGGGCGCGGTGGCTGAAGCTGTGCAGCGACTCGGCGGCGTCGGGGCTGACGCTTTCCACCGCGTTCAGGACAGCCTTGCGAGCAGCCGGGACGCGGGCGAGAACCACGGCGCCAGCACCCAGGGCGAGCAGGGCCAGCGTGCCGCCACCGATGCCGCCATCGTTCGAGTCGCCGCGCAGAGCATGCTGACGCTGCTTGGCGTCTTTTTCCAGGCGAGCGAGTTCGCGGTCAAGCTGCTTTTGCAGCGGCGCGAGTTTCTTGTTCACGGCGCGTTCGAGCTTGGCGGCGTCCCAGTCGCGGTGGGCGCGGCGCAGGTCCTTCTGGGCCTGACGGCGGGCGCGGGTCAGGCGGCGGTCGGCGTCGCGGCGGCCTTCTTCAAGTGCGTCTTCGGCGTAAGAAATCCACTCGCCCGCACGGTCCTGCACGTCGGAGAGGAGGGCATTGCCTTTCTTGGCCGCCGTCTTCTGGGCGCTCATCAGCGCCTGACGGGCGTCCTTGCGGGTGGCGTCCACACGGTCACCGGCTTCGTCGAGCAGATCCTCGGCGCGGTTCTGCAACCCCGAGAGCAGGGCATTGCCGCTCTTGCGGGCCGTCTTGGCAGCCTTTTCGACGGCCTGACGGCGGTCGTCCACTTCGTCGCGCAGGTCTTCTGCGCCTTGCTGGAGGCCGCTCACCAGAGCGTTGCCTTTCTTACGCGCCTGCTTGGCCACGTCCTCGGCGGCGCGGCGGCGTTCGTCGGCAGCGTCGCTCAGGTCACTGACAAGGCCACGAATCTTGGGCGCGTACTCCTTGTCGTATTCCTTTTGCAGGTCTTTCTGGAACTGCTCGGCGGCGTCACCAGCGTCTTCACGCAGTTGCGCGGCGCGGGCGGCGGCCATCTGCGCCAGCGTGCCGGCGCGGTCCTGCGCCTGCTCGAGCCAGTGCGGGCCTTCCTCGCGCAGGGTGTCGAGGGTCTGCCCGATGGCGGGGCGCACGGTCTCCTCGTAGGTGTCCTGGGCGCTGCGGGCCGCGTCGCGGGTGCCCACGATGAGACCCCGGCGCAGATCACGGTTGAGGGCGAGGGCGGCGAACGCCCCCAGGAGAATCAGGCTGCGGGGGCTCACGCCACCGGTGTTCTGGTTGCTCATGTCGTACTCCTTTCGGTCCAGCCGGGTGGGTGCCTGGCCGGTCAATACTGCTATTGTGCCCCCCACCCGCCGGGCAGAGTGTGGGGAGAATGTAATGCGGAATTCATCTTCGGGAACACGTCTGGACCCGGAACAGCATGGAGGACCGCCCCCTTACCGGAGACGGCCCCCCATTCCTGAAACTCAGGCCAGCTCGTCCAGCACTTCCGCAAGCTCCTTTTTCACGCAGGTGTACATCGGGGTGTCCTGCAAGGTGTAGTTGCTCGCCTCGGTGTAGCGCAGGCGGTGCACGAGGTCCACGAATTCCTGCGGGTAATCGGAGTCGAAGCTGACCACGAATTCCTGATCGTCAATGCCATAGGAGTAGCTGGTGTTGATGCGCACGCCCTTGAACGGCTCGGAGGCGTAGATGTGTTCGTCCATCATCCCCTGGCGGGCGTGGGGGGTCAGGTCGTACCACGCGCGGGTCTTGATGAAGGGGTAGATGAACAGGTATTTGCCTTGCCCCGGCAGGATTTCCAGGCCGTGGCCGCTGCCCTGCACGCGGTTGACGTACTGGCTGCGCTTTTGCATGGCGAGGTAGGTGGCGGGCTGGTGCAGGTAGCCCATCATGCGGGTGCGGTTGAGCCGGGCCTGCGCCGCCTGAAAGTCGTTCACGTCGAAGGCGATGCGCCAGAGCATGAAATCCACGTCGTCACGGATGCCGACGAGCGAGTAGCTGCGCAGGATGAGGCCCTGACGCGGCTCGGCGTCGTTGACCCAGTCCTCGACGGCGGCCTGAAACTCGGCCTTGATTTCCTCGCGCTCAGCCTGGGGCAAGCGGCGAAAAGCGGGGTCGAGCTTGTAGAAGGCGTAGCTCAGAAACTGCCGCATGGCGCGGTCGGGTTCTTTTTGCGTGACCTGCCCGCTGGGGTCGAGGTCCACCATCCGCTTGGGGCGGCCTTTGGGCGCGGCGACAGCGGGGCCGGAGGGTTGCACGGGGGCAGCAGGCGTGGACGGGGACTCGGCAGCGGTGGGGGTCACGGGGTGGTCTTCAGGAGTCATTGGCTCCACTGTTTCACTGCACTGGGCGGACATTTTGCCCCGTCTGAACGGTCGGGAAGGTGGGAGCAAGCGACAAAAAGAGGCAGGAGCCGCAGCCCCCGCCTCTCTCCACCACCCATCACCGCTGGGCCATTACCCTTCAGGGCGTCATCTGCGTGATCGCCTTGTTCTTGCCCATGCCGGCCACGATCATGTTCATCACGCGAATCCAGGCGCGCGCCGACGCTTCCACGATGTCGGTGGCGACGCCGGTGCCGTTGAGCTGCGTTTCGCCGTGTCGGACGTGAATGCTGACTTCGCCGAGCGCGTCGTCGCCGCGCGTGACCGACTGAATGCGGTAGCTCTCCAGGGTGGGGCTGATGCCGGTGATCTTGCTGATCGCCTGAAACGCGGCTTCCACCGGGCCGTCGCCGTGCGCGGTGGCGTCCACCGGACCGTCGGGCGTGTGCAGGCGCACGAAGGCCACCGGCATCATATTCATGCCCGAAGTGATCTGGAACCCTTCCAGGCTGAAGGTCTGCGGCACGTCGCTGCGGGCGTCCACCAGCGCGCGGAGGTCCTCGGCGTAGATCTGGCCCTTGCGGTCGGCGAGATCCTTGAAGCGCCCGAACAGGTGCTGCACCTTGTCGTCAGGAATGTCGCCGTAGCCGAGGTCGGTCAGCGCCTTGCGGAAAGCGGCGCGGCCCGAGTGCTTGCCCATGACGAGCACGGCGGCCTCGCGGCCCACGAGTTCGGCATTCATGATCTCGTAGGTTTCGCGCGCCTTGATCACGCCGTCTTGATGAATGCCCGACTCGTGCGCGAAAGCGTTGTCGCCCACGATGGCCTTGTTCGGCTGCACCGGCATTCCGCTCAGGCGACTGACCAGGCGGGAGGCGCGGTAGAGCTCGCGGGTGCGGATGCCCGTTTCATAGCCGTACACGTCGCGCCGGGTGTGGAAAGCCATCACGATTTCTTCCAGGCTGGCATTCCCGGCCCGCTCGCCGATGCCGTTGATGGTGCATTCGATTTGCCGGGCGCCCCCCTCCGCCGCCGCGATGGAGTTGGCGACCGCCATGCCGAGGTCGTCGTGACAGTGGCTCGACAGGATGACGTGCGCGGGCAGTTTGGCCTTCAGGTACGCGAACAGTTTTCGCATTTCCTC from Deinococcus radiodurans R1 = ATCC 13939 = DSM 20539 includes these protein-coding regions:
- the dxs gene encoding 1-deoxy-D-xylulose-5-phosphate synthase, producing MNELPGTSDTPLLDQIHGPKDLKRLSREQLPALTEELRGEIVRVCSRGGLHLASSLGAVDIITALHYVLDSPRDRILFDVGHQAYAHKILTGRRDQMADIKKEGGISGFTKVSESEHDAITVGHASTSLANALGMALARDAQGKDFHVAAVIGDGSLTGGMALAALNTIGDMGRKMLIVLNDNEMSISENVGAMNKFMRGLQVQKWFQEGEGAGKKAVEAVSKPLADFMSRAKNSTRHFFDPASVNPFAAMGVRYVGPVDGHNVQELVWLLERLVDLDGPTILHIVTTKGKGLSYAEADPIYWHGPAKFDPATGEYVPSSAYSWSAAFGEAVTEWAKTDPRTFVVTPAMREGSGLVEFSRVHPHRYLDVGIAEEVAVTTAAGMALQGMRPVVAIYSTFLQRAYDQVLHDVAIEHLNVTFCIDRAGIVGADGATHNGVFDLSFLRSIPGVRIGLPKDAAELRGMLKYAQTHDGPFAIRYPRGNTAQVPAGTWPDLKWGEWERLKGGDDVVILAGGKALDYALKAAEDLPGVGVVNARFVKPLDEEMLREVGGRARALITVEDNTVVGGFGGAVLEALNSMNLHPTVRVLGIPDEFQEHATAESVHARAGIDAPAIRTVLAELGVDVPIEV
- the recN gene encoding DNA repair protein RecN translates to MTRKARTPKAAPVPEAVAVVEPPPPDAAPTGPRLSRLEIRNLATITQLELELGGGFCAFTGETGAGKSIIVDALGLLLGGRANHDLIRSGEKELLVTGFWGDGDESEADSASRRLSSAGRGAARLSGEVVSVRELQEWAQGRLTIHWQHSAVSLLSPANQRGLLDRRVTKEAQAYAAAHAAWREAVSRLERLQASQRERARQIDLLAFQVQEISEVSPDPGEEEGLNTELSRLSNLHTIAQAAAGGVELLSDGDLNAAGLIGEAVRALNAGAKYDETVMQLQNELRAALESVQAIAGELRDVAEGSAADPEALDRVEARLSALSKLKNKYGPTLEDVVEFGAQAAEELAGLEEDERDAGSLQADVDALHAELLKVGQALDAAREREAEPLVDSLLAVIRELGMPHARMEFALSALAEPAAYGLSDVLLRFSANPGEELGPLSDVASGGELSRVMLAVSTVLGADTPSVVFDEVDAGIGGAAAIAVAEQLSRLADTRQVLVVTHLAQIAARAHHHYKVEKQVEDGRTVSHVRLLTGDERLEEIARMLSGNTSEAALEHARELLAG
- a CDS encoding DUF503 domain-containing protein, with protein sequence MALGYVGVLTVRLEMPWVSNLKEKRALVRPVVERLKVRFPLTVARLDGLDAHDWEVIGVATISNDYQWVEETLKMAADYIAAEGPYRVAEESVEITVLGDGEELDEDDEE
- a CDS encoding alginate biosynthesis protein AlgP, which encodes MTGQAPTRLDRKEYDMSNQNTGGVSPRSLILLGAFAALALNRDLRRGLIVGTRDAARSAQDTYEETVRPAIGQTLDTLREEGPHWLEQAQDRAGTLAQMAAARAAQLREDAGDAAEQFQKDLQKEYDKEYAPKIRGLVSDLSDAADERRRAAEDVAKQARKKGNALVSGLQQGAEDLRDEVDDRRQAVEKAAKTARKSGNALLSGLQNRAEDLLDEAGDRVDATRKDARQALMSAQKTAAKKGNALLSDVQDRAGEWISYAEDALEEGRRDADRRLTRARRQAQKDLRRAHRDWDAAKLERAVNKKLAPLQKQLDRELARLEKDAKQRQHALRGDSNDGGIGGGTLALLALGAGAVVLARVPAARKAVLNAVESVSPDAAESLHSFSHRARQIIGTAWIESIEEPKATPAPAAPPAAKGTQAGTTGATWGGSPAPDAPAAKGMESTSPAPKPGDAPQSNAPEVKAPNTEATTTDEKPVTSPKTDSFIKDQGTAGQSAAGQNTAGQSGAQTGSVDQNKKN
- a CDS encoding chlorite dismutase family protein — translated: MVDLDPSGQVTQKEPDRAMRQFLSYAFYKLDPAFRRLPQAEREEIKAEFQAAVEDWVNDAEPRQGLILRSYSLVGIRDDVDFMLWRIAFDVNDFQAAQARLNRTRMMGYLHQPATYLAMQKRSQYVNRVQGSGHGLEILPGQGKYLFIYPFIKTRAWYDLTPHARQGMMDEHIYASEPFKGVRINTSYSYGIDDQEFVVSFDSDYPQEFVDLVHRLRYTEASNYTLQDTPMYTCVKKELAEVLDELA
- a CDS encoding 2-isopropylmalate synthase; translated protein: MTQTENQTAPQQHIRIFDTTLRDGEQSPGVALNHAQKLEIAHTLARMGVDVIEAGFPIASPGDLEGVSRIAREVRGPVITALARANRADIEAAAKGVEAAEKSRIHTFIATSPIHMQKKLNLEPDAVIERAVEAVRLARQYVDDVEFSAEDATRSEWDFLSRIFKAAVEAGATTINVPDTVGYTTPEEMRKLFAYLKAKLPAHVILSSHCHDDLGMAVANSIAAAEGGARQIECTINGIGERAGNASLEEIVMAFHTRRDVYGYETGIRTRELYRASRLVSRLSGMPVQPNKAIVGDNAFAHESGIHQDGVIKARETYEIMNAELVGREAAVLVMGKHSGRAAFRKALTDLGYGDIPDDKVQHLFGRFKDLADRKGQIYAEDLRALVDARSDVPQTFSLEGFQITSGMNMMPVAFVRLHTPDGPVDATAHGDGPVEAAFQAISKITGISPTLESYRIQSVTRGDDALGEVSIHVRHGETQLNGTGVATDIVEASARAWIRVMNMIVAGMGKNKAITQMTP